The DNA segment CGAGCCCCAGCACCAGGAGGGACGGGACAGCCCAGGCCAGGCGGGTGCGAAAAGCAGGGTcagggctcagggaggggaagaggcaCCCGAGGAGCTCAGATGGACCATCCAAGCCTGGTGGAAGGTGGAAGCACCATCCGTGGTGGGGACTGGCTGGTCTCCACCCAGAGAGCCCCTTCACAGACCTTTGGGAGGCGTCCCAGGAGTCCGAACGCTCCCCAGGGATGCCCCGGCAGGGAGGTGCCCGCTGTGCCAGTGGCCGCTGTCACGGATGTCCCTGCCCGGCTGCCCATGTGGGCCTGGCGCCCAGGACACGGCGGATCTGTCCCTGTGTCCACTGCCAGCCCGAGGGCTCCTCGGGGAccacctccagcacctccacGTCTCCTCGGGCCGGGGCAGAGCAGCCGGTGCCGTCGGCGCCGCATCCCCCAGGCGGCCGTGCCGGGTGGTCTCGCCGtcggagggagggaagggggtcCAGGAGAACCAAAAACGATGGCGAGAGGTTCGGTGTCGTGTCGGGGGGGCTAAAACGTGGCCCCGTGGAACTTGATGGCGCCGGCAGCAGCCAGGGCTTGAGCTGGAGGGGCGGGAGAGCGGGGCTGAGTGGGGCGGTGGGCGGTGGTGAGGCAGCCCCCGTGCCCACCCCGcagcccctgtgcccaccccgcagcccctccctgccctgcgcAGGAAAACCTGGCACAGATTTGGTTCTATGCTCCTGGCTCCCCTGGGGGAACATCCACCCGAGCAGGGGACACTGTGTCCCCCCCAATTTGCAGCCACCAATTTCACGCCAGGCAGGTGAATCCCAGAGACCCCCCCTTTCCTCCCTGCACGgcccccctgcccagggcagcctgctgagccccccgtGCCCACGCTGGGCTGACCCCCAGCGCCGTGGGGACACTCGTGTTGGTCCATGGAGGAGACGGGGCTGACGTGGCTCAGGGAATGTTGGTTAGCTGGAGCAAGCAGCGACGGCCGGGCACGGGGCACAGAAGGGGCACCCCGGCCGGGCCCCCcgggctggagaggggctgggctgggctgcggTAGGAGAGAAGAGGTGCTTACGGTCACGGCTCACACACGCATTAAGTGGCTGCTGTCGGCGCCCCGGGGTTCGGCCGAGAGGGGGTTGGTCGGAGGAGCCGGGGAggctggggaggtgggagggctgggggtAGCGCACTGAGCTGGAAACAGAAACGGGAGAAGGGCGTGAGGAACACGGGCTGCGGCAGCGGGGGGGGCACCCAGCCGGGGGTTAGCGGGGAGGAAAGGGAcggggggaaaggaagggggaaggaaggaaggcaggcaggcaggggggAAGCAAGCGCGGGCAGGACAAACAGCCACAGCGGCGCCCGCTCCCGGCGCGCACACGtgagctccctgcagggctcCTCATGGACACGGCGCGGCGTGACACCACCATCACCCAGGGACAGCACTGTGCTGACCTGGGCATGGGGTGACACCACCATCACCCAGGGACAGCGTGGCACCGAGCTGACCTGGGCATGGAGTGACACCACCATCACCCAGGGACAGCGTGGCACCGAGCTGACCTGGGCATGGAGTGACACCACCATCACCCAGGGACAGCACTGTGCTGACCTGGGCATGGGGTGCCACCACTATCCCCCGGGCACAGGGTGCCACCACTATCCCCCGGGCACGGGGTGCCACCACACTCGCTCAGCCAAGGCGTGTCACCTCATGCCCACCCAGCCAGGCACTCCCACCCCTGCAGACGCTGGAAGCTGTGCCCCGCTGGAAtagctgctccatcccaggatCTCAGGGGAAGGCAGCCCCAGGCATGGCGGGCAGGGCCCGGGAGCTGTTGGCTCTCCCACTGCCCAGGGATGCCCTGCCCAGCATCGACACAGTACTGACCCCTCTCCTGCCCATCCTGACTCCTTGCTCTTGCTGCCAAACCAACCCCCGACGTGCCCAACCCCTgccctcagccctcctgcccctcaCCCGAGAGCATGCGGCCGCGGCGCGAGGCCTCGGCAGCCAGAGCGCACGAGATCTCGATcctcttctcctgctcctgcagctgcgTCTCGGGGTCCTGGGGGGTGTCCACCTCCCCCTCGCCCAGGGGGATCACGTTCTGCAGGCTGTGTGGAGCACCCAGTGTCAGTGCCCATGCCAGGCCCCTCGGGATGGCCGGGGAAGGGCTCACCCCCCCGGGATGGCTGGCACGGGCACCGCAGCCCCACCTGGATTTGGCAATGAGGGTCTTGATCCTTTCCAccttcttctgcttctccttcatCTCCTCAGGGCTGAGGGGTGATTCAGGCTCCAGCTCGACGTACCGCTCAGGGATGAGGACTTTGTCAGGCGTGGAGAGCTGGGGGCAGTGGAAAGGGGtgagccctgtgctgggcaTGGGGGACCCGTCCCCCTCCAGCACCACCTGCCCCACTCACCCCAACACCCGCCTGGGCAATGGCAGCCCCTGGTTagtggctccaggatggatgAACCCCCCAGGGATGCCCCACGTCCCCGGGACACCCCGTGCTCACCTCCTTGTGGATGTCCACGTCGTAGTGCTGCGGCTCCAGCTCCATCTTGCGCAGCCGGGCGATCTCCTCCTGGGGGGTCTCGTACACCTTCCCGGGGTCGTCCGAGCGCAGCGCGGCCTCCAGGTCGGAGATATCCACCTCATGGATGCTGCGGTGCCGGCGCACCTGCGAGGGACCCCGGCCCGGCTGAGACCCCCGGATGGCACCCtgtccccttccccagcccccagtgtcccctctgctccaggagggaccagcCAGGCGCAGGGACTCACCACCTTGTAGGAGGTGGGGGTCTTGGTGCCGGGGGGCTCgggctgctggctgctggggaGCTGCAAACTGCGCCGCTTCTCCTTCATGGAGCCGCTCTGGTGGCGCTTCATGCGGTCGATCTGCTCCTCCACACTCATCTTCACCTTCATCTCGGTGGCGAACACGGCGCTCTTCGGTCTCTCCTgggggcagcccagccctgggtcACCCACCCCTGCCCCATCCTCCTGGTGCTAGAACCCTCTGCCGTGGGCTGCTGGGCTCAGCCCTTTCCCGGGATGCCCGCTCCAGGAATCGCCCGGGAGGGATCTCAAGGAGTGGATGGTGAAACACGGAGCCACTCGGCAGcaggctcctctctgcaggTTGCACCACAGCCCCCTCCAGCTCACCCAGTCCCCCCAGCCCGGTCCCCAGCCCCTCAAGCCGAGCCCTACCCGGGAGCTGAGCCCGTTGGCCATGCCAGCAGCACTCCTCCTcgccaccacctcctcctccgCCGGAGACTTGGTCCTGGGGGGGACGATTCCCACTGCGGAGCAAAGCAGAAcaccaggctgagcccccccggGGACCAAGGGCAGGGTCCCAGCAAGGTCCTCTGGggtcctgctgtccccagtCGAGCCATACCCTTGTTGAGAGCTGCCTGCTTCTCTGCATCCTGCTCCTGCCGGCCCTGCAGGAGCCCCTcgcccggggggccgggggggctggGTCGCTGCACCTCTTTCTTGCTCTGCTCGAAGCCTGGTTTGGGCTGTGGGAGGGAAGCAGGGCCCTGGTGAGCCCCCCTGTCCTGTCTGGGGGCCACACTCTGCCTGGGGACACCCCCTGCTCTCCACAGCCATGGACCACGGACACGCTCCTGGCAGTGGATGGACACACAGACACCAGCCACAGGCCAGGCTTCTCCACGGGAAAAGCTCCCTGAAAGGCTGATGATCCCACCACAGCACCCAGGAgctctgggacagggacaccctggctctgtgctgggcTCCAGCCAGACCCTGTGCCTGCGGGAAGGGGGGTGGTCCCAATGGGGCAGGAGTTGGGACAGGCATGAGAGTGAGCCAAGGGCCATTTCTGGGGTCCTTTCCCACCTCATGTCCCATGGGAACAGCCTGCCTGGAGCCCAGGAATTCCTGGTGTGAGGGAGGGCTGTGGCAATGGGCCAAGCAGCCCAGGGTGCCCCCTCAATGGACACAGAGAACCCAGACACCCCTTACACCCCTTGGATCCACGTGCAACCGCCCCTGTGCCACCCACAGCTGCTGGAAGTGCCTCCTGTGTTGGCAGTGTgacccttcccagccctgctttgccGTGCCAGCCCCCTCGGACACAcatcccagcccccagctgcagggacacCAGTGGCTCCTGGTGTCCACACCTGGCCCCTTCCCCTGGTACGAGCACGGccgaggcagcagcagcaattcccACATCCAGGTTTGCCCCGGTGGGCAGGAGCCGGGGGTTCACCCCCACGGGCAGAGCCCACCAGCACCACACAGGGAGCGGTGCCACGGAAGGACAGCGAGAGAGGTGAGGgcagaggaaagcagagagggTGATGCCAAGGGCTGTGGCAGCCTTGGGGGCTGCCCAGGAGGGGACAATCCGTGTCCTGAGTGAGCACAGTGGGCGCTGGGGACctggtggggacaggagggcCATGGGGGGCTGCTGAGGGGATGGCAGGTAGAGCCACGTGCTGCTGTCCCCACGCCAAGTGCCACCTCCACGCTGTCCCTGCAGGCTCGGGGTGGGCAGCTCTGTGTCCTGCCTCATGCCAGCCCCTGCCACGTCTCGGGGAGGAGGAGCACGGGGTGGCAGCTGCCCTGGGTTCGGTACCTGTCCCCGCTTGGCCTCTGCCCCGCCGTGCTGCCAGGAAGGGGACGTGGGGTACGGCCAGAGGCGGCTCTCGCTGGGCAGCGGAGGGACGGCCGGAGGAGACTCCAGGGGGACGTAGGACTTGGGGAGGGGAGGTCGAGGCGGGCCTGGTTCCTGGGGCGGAGCGTGAGGGGGGagagcagagaaggaagagagagtTAGAGAGAGGCCAAGAGACAACACACAGTGGAAGTGCCGAGCcgaggagggcaggagggagagcggCGGCTCCGGAGTCTTTGTGTCCCTGGGCAGAGGGGGACAGGGCATCCCACCCCACTGCTGAGGGGGACACTGCATCCCACCATCTGTGTGGCCCAAACGGTGCCCCCAGGCAGAGCCACGAGGAGAAGCATCTGTGCTCTGTGCCTGGTGCCCAGCATCCCCCaatcccaccccaaacccccccactCACTCACCTCGCCAGGTCCGGGCTTGGTGGGCGAGCCCTGGGAGCCAGAGATGagggagaaggggctgagggggctggtgaggctggcagagctcagggggctggcagggctgttgGAGCTGTATGTCCCCGAGGGGCCCAGGGCCACtgtggagaggagcaggaatAAGATAATAATAAGATGATTATAATAAGGTAATAATATGATAATAATAAGGGCCACCGTGTCCccgagcaggagctgctgcctgcccagagtCACCAGGGACACTCCACGACATGGCACACTGGGGTCttggctgggcagggacagagcccaCTCACCTCTGTGCTTGGCAGTGTCGGTGCCACGGGATGGGTTGTTCTTCCTCAGCCCCTCCATCACGTCCTGGATCCGCCAGATCTCCTTCTGGATCTGCCGGTTGAGCATTTCGTTCTGGACGGGGAGGAAAGGCAGCGGTCAGAGCAGGACACGAGGGCTGAAGGAACTGGGGGGGCTTCCACCCCCCTCGGGGGACCCCAGGGATGTCAGGGGGACCCACTCACCTGGATGTCCAGGttcagctgctcccacaggTCGTCGTGCAGGGTGGACACCTCGCTCTCCAGGCTCTCGTACTCGGCGGTGCTGTTTGCCAAGGCCTGGGGGGAAGGTGGGTCAGGGGGGTCCTTGGCAGGTTCCTCCCCTGGTTGGAAGCAGCTCTGGACCACCCgggaaagcaggaggaggctgcaccCAACACAGCCCCCcgagctggggagggggtggcagAAGAGGGGACAAGCTCTGAGGTGCCCGTGGGAGCACCCGGTGCcaacaggcagggacagggacagtggcTGGATGGCACCTCGAGGGCTAATTTGCTTTGTGCCCCGTGAGGGATTATGGCTCCTCTGGCCCCCAGCCAGTTCAGGGGAattccctttttgttttctttccaggaagggagagaagggacACGGTGGGAGCTGTGAGGGTccccaggaggagggaggggtcCGTTACCGTGCTGGCCTGAGACAGCTCCACACGGATGTTGATGAGCTGGTTCTGGAGCGACTCCTTCTtgtgcagcagcttctctgggtaggCAGGTTGGCTCCCAAACATCTCCAGCTCCTGGTGCGTCCCCATCAGGGCACTCTCCAGGCTCTCCTGGATGGAATGGAAGGAAGACAGAGCTGTGAGAGCCTGGCTGGTGCAGGAGCTCTGATCCCCCTCCTGAACAGGGCACAAACACCCGGGGAATCCTGGGGGTGTGCACGGCCAGAGCACTTCCCTCACCTCAGAAACATCCCCACTGAGCTGCCCCCAAGGGAGCAGGAcatttgcccagagaagctgtggctgccccatccctggaagtgtcccaggccaggttggacagggcttggagcagcctgggctagtggaaggtgtccctgcccatggcagggggcttggaacgACATGAcccttaaggtcccttccaacccaaaccattctgtgacagGGTcatcccctgtccccagagggCCACTCGAGCTGCCACCACGTACCTTCTCAGCTCGGAGCTGCTGCaccagcctctcctgctcccGCAGCACCTTGTTCTGCTCACAGAGCTTCCCCAGCAGCTTCTGTGCcgggagggaaagagagaggggggaaaggaTGAGGAGGGTGAGGGTCCAGCACGGTctcccagctgggagaggcaggaggcaggcaggaCACGTCCCACGGGGTTGGGCTGGTGGGATGTGTGGCCTTGGGGGGCATTTCCAGCCTCCGGCTCTCATTGCAGGGGCTTCACCCCCAGCCAGGGTGGCACGGGACAAACTGGGAGATGAAGGATTGGTTCACTGAGGAGCACAGACCAAACTgggggcagctcccagctgtgggagcacagggcagagctctctccatggggacatcagggctgctggggggggggtaCAGGGGGGCCACACAGGACAGACATTTGCTCTTACATCGGTGTCTTGCTCGCTTATCTTGTAGGGATGCAGAGTGTCCCTGTAGGCCTCCGGGAAGGGCGTCACCTGCAAGTAGAGCGTGGGGtgagcctggccctgggatccccagggaaggggaggcagctcccagtccctctctcccatccctgtgagcagggaaagagagggaagagcCGAGTCCTGGAGGTGGTGGGTGCTCCCCATCGAtcaggaggcactgggatgtCAGTGCTGGACATGGATGAAATCACAACCTCCCTGCTCATCAGCTGGTGAGCCACTGGAATTATCCAGACACAGCCTCTCCACAGGAGCCAAGGACTGAGCTAAAGAGATGCCTCGTGAATCATTAACTGCCACCATTCCAAAGGCAGGGAAACAAAGGCAGCGAGATTGAGCTGTAATTCCACTTAGCAGAGTGGAAACACCTATAaatcagcagctgcagcagggcctGTTTACCACCACTGGCTCCTCCGTGAGTCACTTTCCTTTCCTGGAAATCTAAATTACTAATGGGACCTCAGCAATTAAATGCCTCCAAGATCTGGAGATGAAAGGCAGAAGATAGGAAGAAGGGGATCATTATTGCTAGAAAGCAAGATGCTACTTTAGAGCCATTTAAACTATGGGATAATGCAAAGGGACTCGAATCTGGGAAgtgccagtggggctggaggcagagcctggtggaTTGGGATGCTGCTGCCTCCGGGCAGGGAGCCCAGCCAGCGAGAGCATCCCAGGGGCTCCGGTTTcaccctccagcacatccctgctcacagcagatGGAAACAGGCGCCTTTTTTGTTGGAAAATCCCAGCGATCTCcgggctgctggcacagccagaaGGTGCCCTGGGCAGCACGGTGGGGCCCCGAGACCCCCTGCCCGGGGTGGGTGGCACGGTGGGCACAAATGATGGgacctgcctgtgctgggagctgcaacCCAACACCAGCAGGAACATCCCAGTGCTGGGAACAGAAGGAGCCAGAGCCTCCGGGGGTAaaaggctgtttcctctccctGTTGCAGGAGTTATTGCGTTGGTTTAGGAGCCTCGGGCTGGATTCCTGTCTGCAATCATCCCACACCTCCTCCTTGCCTCATCAGATGGCAAAACAAGGATGAGCCAAGCCCCGAGCGCAGCCTGAGTGAGGATGAGAGTCCAGCACCGCCGTGGCCCCGCCTCGCGCTCTCGCCCGGCGCGAGGATTTGCCGGGTTTCAATGGCTCATGGATGGATTAGCAAAGCCTGGGATGGACTAGCAGGCCCCCGAGGGGGGTGATGCGCCGCGTGGATGCCGGGTCTGCATGAGTGGCGATGGTGGGAGGTGACCCCGGATGGCGCGGGGGGCACGGCCGGACCCGCGGCTGGGCACGAGCCACGCGGGGCCCGGCGGCCCGAGCCTTACTTGCATGTAGAGCTGGGCCCTAGGGGAGGAGGTCTCCACCATCCTGTTGACCATACTGATCAGGGTCTCGCTCTCGCTCATCTGCGGcacacagggaaggaaagggcacAGGTCAGCGGAGACGCGCCCGCGCGCCGCCCCAGCCGCCGGCACCGCTCCGGGGGCCCTCGGGACGTGAAGTGCCACCTCCTGAGATGTCCCAGGGGCTGGAGACACGTGGGGACGGCCCCccccggggctgctgctgctccactgGGTTTGCTCAGGGCTGGCTGAGCGCCCTGAACGCTCTGGTGAGGGGAAAGCACAGATAAACCGGAGCCGGCTCGGAGCTGCAAACGGCACAGACAGACACGGGCTCGGACAGAGACGCCACGGCGGCAGCACAGCGGGTCCCAGCACACAGACGGACACACAGACCCTGCTCTCACGCTGGCTGGTGGCTCcgtgcccagccagggctgtgaTGGCATCGAGGAGGTGACTGACAGCCGGGCGTGGGGACAGCGGCGTCCCCTTgtccagcccagcagagcctccagcAGGGTGGAACTGGGAGGTGGCACATTGAGGCCGTGCTGCCAGGCACGGATGTGATGGGTTTGgcatccctgtgcccccccagagGTGCAGCCGAGCCCTCCAGGGGGGCAGGACAGACCCCAGCCAGGGGTTCCTGGGGTGCACAGCCGGCGGTGACCACGGCTCCCTCGGAACCGGGTGATGGGGCCACTCAGGTCACCAGCACCAGAGTTCTACCACTGCCTCTGCCCACAGAAGTGCTGCAGGAgcccacagccctgagcagacaATGCCAGGGGAGCCCCTCATGCCCGGGAACCCCAAGATCCAAGGGGTGATGGCACTTTGAGCACAAACCAGGGACTGAACCCTGACTGGGGGCAGCCGAGGGAGCCGTGCCCGCGGCTGGACGagcaaggagagagaaaataaagcagcaagATGTTTGAAAAGAGACACTTGACAGCGTCACTCCCAATTAGTCTCTCCACAGGTCGgcgggagaggaggaggaggagacgcAGAGCCTCTTCAGGGAGTGGTTTAAAGAGCCGGGGAGAGGCAGCGATGCTGCCGGTGACTGCGAAACAGCCCAGAGAGCTTTTATTGCAGCGAGTGCTCCTGcctggccctggccctgctccaagGCAGACACAGATCGTGGCGATTGCTGCACCGGTGGAGATTTGCAGACTAATGAGATTGtctctggagcagctccctcagtgccagcctgggctgcagcactgcCCGGCAGCTCCCGtccccagctctggctgcagcccctgcctggaCACATTCCTGGGGGTCTCCCGGCTGTATTCCCTCCCCATGCTCCTGGGATGAGGTCAGTTCACCGTTTTGCTCCAAAACCCCGACTGCTTTGGTGTCAGACCCGGTGGGCCCCTCATGCCCACCTGCATCAAACTTTTCACCTCCGAGGAGGAATGGGACCACCACGTCACCAAAACCACAGTCCCCAGGGGTCACCTGGCCACCCCCTGCACGGGGGACACCAGCCCTGGGACCCCACaccctccagcacagccacgCTGGCACTGTGCACGTGTCCAGCACTGACCTGGGGGGTTTCAGAGCCGCTGCACCCCCTGGACCCCAGGGCAGCTCCCCGAGCCCCCGGGAATGTAGGAAgctgccccggcccccccacaccccccatcTCCAGCACACCACACAGAGGCACTGTCAGGAGGGACTTTCTGCCAAGCAATGAGCGACCCTACGGATGGGGAGGATGGAAGAAGCAAACCAAAGACCAACTCGTGCTGCTGGAATGCCAAGAAGGgtgaggatggatggatggatggacggatggACGAGATGCTGCGccgggagggaaggggaaagccGCTGGGGACGGGGGGGCACGAGGGGACTAAAGCAGCAGGTGAGGTGGGGCTGGCAGCCAGCTCTGCCTACCTGCTGGTCCAAATACTCTAGGTTTCTTTGCAACTGAAGGTCTAAAAGTTCATCCTACCAGGAGCCAGCAGGCACGCGGCAAGAAACGAAGGGCAAAACATATAAGAGAAGAAGCAAAAGCAGTTAGGTGAGGGCTATGGAAAGGCCTCCTGGCTGGGAAACGAGGCACCTCCGGGGCACAGAGCCGGGAACGCCGCCCTGGCCGTGCCCTGCGGACCCCGGTCGCCCTGCGGCTACGAGGATGGATGGCAGCATGGGTGGCTTATGGTAGCTCAGGCTTCTCCCTCCTCCGATGGTCCTGCCCCGTGGTTTTGGGGTCGTGCTCTGCGGGGGGACCTCTCGGTGCCACCCCACCAGCTCCGGCCCCTCCGAGAGGAAACAACGCAGGAAAACGCAGCAGCCGTCGCCAGAAGGGAGGAAGCAgagggggagaggcagggggTGCACCAGCCTCAGGCAGGGACCACCCTGGGGAAGACGGGGGTCCAAGGGTGTCCCACTGCTGCAGAGCGGGGGCCAGGGGCCCTTCCACACGGATTTCCTTTGGGAATGGTCAGGAGGGACCAGTGAAAGGACCTGCAGTCCCGACCtggcccagagcagcccagctgtGACCCACAAAGCTGCCCCTGGAGTGCAGTGGTTCCTCCTTGGTCATCTGagtggggaccccccaaactgACCCCCCCTCCCTGGGCCAGCAGTGCACGTACCATTTTGTCGTGGATGGTGGG comes from the Pseudopipra pipra isolate bDixPip1 chromosome 25, bDixPip1.hap1, whole genome shotgun sequence genome and includes:
- the PLEKHA6 gene encoding pleckstrin homology domain-containing family A member 6 isoform X3, with translation MTVSMGWEGKSSTRAGCGRDTGLAGGVGRGDTRWHRHNERRNTFLHPVTGQVPEDSSRLDLHKPTSDMSSKAGSKRPPTVPSEPPGHAMVSEGPPERPGGRVGARRRGARQGGAGPGRQGPPLSGSSAPLQAPRSSRKGIAFGKRSNSMKRNPNAAVTKSGWLYKQASSGVKQWNKRWFVLVDRCLFYYKDEKEENILGSIPLLSFRVAAVQPSDNISRKHTFKVTVCWVEEMPASNGQSVSPQAEHAGIRTYFFSAENTEEQESWIQAMGEAARVQIPPTQRHEKPDSENIPPSKHHHHLHCNSAHREHPKAEPDAKTRGEGDGRGSEKMERKPERAEGKKEPLAKANGVGGQEGPSEPGSPYPEAPRGPGSAERPPQPNGWPYPSPSRPGSTAFPPPDGESRDPRRAAAPRPNPDKVAQRKSSMTQLQQWVNSRRGNVPPEELRSPTRFYPVPRRVPDYYSPYSPQYPEEYQYYPAGVRPDSICSMPAFDRVSPPWALEDKRHSFRNGGTFQLRDWKDPAGFGRQDVPLWLPAPGRQPPYLDEVDAASGSLRRMSLQPRSRSVPRSPSQGSYSRPRVYSPVRSPSARFERLPPRGDEIYADPTPFMMRRSISSPKYDYLGDRRPVPPGVYPYHFPASPTIHDKMDELLDLQLQRNLEYLDQQMSESETLISMVNRMVETSSPRAQLYMQVTPFPEAYRDTLHPYKISEQDTDKLLGKLCEQNKVLREQERLVQQLRAEKESLESALMGTHQELEMFGSQPAYPEKLLHKKESLQNQLINIRVELSQASTALANSTAEYESLESEVSTLHDDLWEQLNLDIQNEMLNRQIQKEIWRIQDVMEGLRKNNPSRGTDTAKHRVALGPSGTYSSNSPASPLSSASLTSPLSPFSLISGSQGSPTKPGPGEEPGPPRPPLPKSYVPLESPPAVPPLPSESRLWPYPTSPSWQHGGAEAKRGQPKPGFEQSKKEVQRPSPPGPPGEGLLQGRQEQDAEKQAALNKVGIVPPRTKSPAEEEVVARRSAAGMANGLSSRERPKSAVFATEMKVKMSVEEQIDRMKRHQSGSMKEKRRSLQLPSSQQPEPPGTKTPTSYKVVRRHRSIHEVDISDLEAALRSDDPGKVYETPQEEIARLRKMELEPQHYDVDIHKELSTPDKVLIPERYVELEPESPLSPEEMKEKQKKVERIKTLIAKSSLQNVIPLGEGEVDTPQDPETQLQEQEKRIEISCALAAEASRRGRMLSAQCATPSPPTSPASPAPPTNPLSAEPRGADSSHLMRV
- the PLEKHA6 gene encoding pleckstrin homology domain-containing family A member 6 isoform X15, whose amino-acid sequence is MHGGLYFINHNERRNTFLHPVTGQVPEDSSRLDLHKPTSDMSSKAGSKRPPTVPSEPPGHAMVSEGPPERPGGRAPRSSRKGIAFGKRSNSMKRNPNAAVTKSGWLYKQASSGVKQWNKRWFVLVDRCLFYYKDEKEENILGSIPLLSFRVAAVQPSDNISRKHTFKAEHAGIRTYFFSAENTEEQESWIQAMGEAARVQIPPTQRHEKPDSENIPPSKHHHHLHCNSAHREHPKAEPDAKTRGEGDGRGSEKMERKPERAEGKKEPLAKANGVGGQEGPSEPGSPYPEAPRGPGSAERPPQPNGWPYPSPSRPGSTAFPPPDGESRDPRRAAAPRPNPDKVAQRKSSMTQLQQWVNSRRGNVPPEELRSPTRFYPVPRRVPDYYSPYSPQYPEEYQYYPAGVRPDSICSMPAFDRVSPPWALEDKRHSFRNGGTFQLRDWKDPAGFGRQDVPLWLPAPGRQPPYLDEVDAASGSLRRMSLQPRSRSVPRSPSQGSYSRPRVYSPVRSPSARFERLPPRGDEIYADPTPFMMRRSISSPKYDYLGDRRPVPPGVYPYHFPASPTIHDKMDELLDLQLQRNLEYLDQQMSESETLISMVNRMVETSSPRAQLYMQVTPFPEAYRDTLHPYKISEQDTDKLLGKLCEQNKVLREQERLVQQLRAEKESLESALMGTHQELEMFGSQPAYPEKLLHKKESLQNQLINIRVELSQASTALANSTAEYESLESEVSTLHDDLWEQLNLDIQNEMLNRQIQKEIWRIQDVMEGLRKNNPSRGTDTAKHRVALGPSGTYSSNSPASPLSSASLTSPLSPFSLISGSQGSPTKPGPGEPKPGFEQSKKEVQRPSPPGPPGEGLLQGRQEQDAEKQAALNKVGIVPPRTKSPAEEEVVARRSAAGMANGLSSRERPKSAVFATEMKVKMSVEEQIDRMKRHQSGSMKEKRRSLQLPSSQQPEPPGTKTPTSYKVVRRHRSIHEVDISDLEAALRSDDPGKVYETPQEEIARLRKMELEPQHYDVDIHKELSTPDKVLIPERYVELEPESPLSPEEMKEKQKKVERIKTLIAKSSLQNVIPLGEGEVDTPQDPETQLQEQEKRIEISCALAAEASRRGRMLSAQCATPSPPTSPASPAPPTNPLSAEPRGADSSHLMRV